The following coding sequences lie in one Thermomicrobium sp. 4228-Ro genomic window:
- the phoU gene encoding phosphate signaling complex protein PhoU → MAIRARAEFERDLQLLRQDVLNLGSMVEKAVERAVEALKRYDVALAQNVIDHDREIDERSYALEERALLLIATQQPMATDLRIIAATLFIISELERIGDYAEGLAKIAIRLSAWPPLKPLIDIPRMAEISIDMLRQALDAFIEMDLERCRAIWRRDDEVDGLYDQVYRELLTYMMSDPRTIERATLLLWAAHNLERIADRVTNICERVAFVITGDPRALVSPAEPDYPGEREAEYDVE, encoded by the coding sequence ATGGCGATCAGAGCCCGCGCAGAGTTCGAACGCGATCTCCAGCTGCTCCGCCAGGATGTCCTGAACCTGGGCAGTATGGTCGAGAAAGCTGTCGAGCGTGCGGTGGAAGCGCTCAAGCGGTACGACGTCGCTCTGGCCCAGAACGTGATCGACCACGACCGCGAGATCGACGAGCGGAGTTATGCGCTCGAGGAACGAGCGCTCCTCCTCATCGCGACCCAGCAGCCGATGGCGACCGATCTCCGCATCATCGCAGCGACCTTGTTCATCATCAGCGAGCTGGAGCGGATCGGCGACTACGCGGAGGGACTGGCGAAGATCGCCATCCGGTTGAGCGCCTGGCCACCGCTCAAGCCGCTGATCGACATCCCCCGTATGGCCGAGATCTCGATCGATATGCTGCGGCAGGCGCTCGACGCGTTCATCGAGATGGATCTCGAGCGATGCCGCGCGATCTGGCGGCGCGACGACGAGGTCGACGGGCTCTACGACCAGGTCTACCGGGAACTCCTCACCTACATGATGAGCGACCCGCGAACGATCGAGCGGGCGACTCTCCTGCTCTGGGCAGCCCACAATCTCGAGCGGATCGCTGACCGGGTAACCAATATCTGCGAGCGCGTCGCGTTCGTCATCACCGGTGATCCGCGTGCTCTCGTCAGCCCAGCCGAACCGGATTATCCTGGTGAGCGTGAAGCGGAGTACGACGTCGAGTGA
- the pstB gene encoding phosphate ABC transporter ATP-binding protein PstB has translation MSDPITTLTNAQAARAGAARETAAAVNAASMEVEHLSAFYGRFQALDDITLPIHPGAVTAIIGPSGCGKSTFIRCLNRLHELTPGARVTGSVRLEGIDIYQPGIDPARVRQLVGMVFQKPNPFPTLSIYDNVLAGVRLHRPRLSRAEADQIVERSLRAAALWDEVKDKLKAPGGSLSGGQQQRLCIARALAVEPLVLLMDEPTSALDPIATYRIEELIWELKQRYTIVIVTHNMQQAARIADYVAFLLAGEERTGRLIEFDTAQRIFTNPKRKETEDYITGKIG, from the coding sequence ATGTCCGACCCGATCACGACCCTGACGAACGCGCAGGCAGCCCGGGCAGGTGCGGCGCGGGAAACGGCTGCAGCAGTCAACGCCGCCAGCATGGAGGTGGAGCACCTCTCGGCCTTCTACGGGCGCTTCCAGGCACTCGACGACATCACGCTCCCCATTCATCCTGGTGCAGTGACGGCAATCATCGGGCCATCCGGTTGCGGGAAATCGACGTTCATCCGCTGCCTGAACCGGTTGCACGAACTGACTCCGGGCGCACGGGTGACCGGCAGTGTCCGTCTGGAGGGGATCGACATCTACCAGCCAGGGATCGACCCGGCCCGCGTGCGGCAGCTCGTGGGAATGGTGTTCCAGAAGCCGAATCCGTTCCCGACGTTGTCGATCTACGACAACGTCCTGGCTGGCGTGCGGCTGCATCGTCCGCGCCTTTCACGAGCCGAAGCAGACCAAATCGTCGAGCGGAGCCTGCGAGCCGCGGCGCTCTGGGACGAGGTAAAAGACAAGCTCAAGGCACCTGGCGGATCGCTTTCCGGCGGACAGCAGCAGCGCCTCTGCATCGCCCGGGCACTGGCGGTCGAGCCACTCGTCCTCCTGATGGACGAGCCGACCAGCGCGCTCGACCCGATCGCAACCTACCGGATCGAGGAACTCATCTGGGAACTCAAGCAGCGGTACACGATCGTCATCGTCACGCACAACATGCAGCAAGCAGCCCGCATCGCCGATTACGTCGCCTTTTTGCTCGCCGGGGAGGAACGAACCGGTCGTCTGATCGAGTTCGACACGGCACAGCGCATCTTCACCAATCCGAAGCGGAAGGAAACGGAAGATTACATTACCGGCAAGATCGGCTAG
- a CDS encoding YciI family protein has product MLWAAVISYGNPEKIQEVRPTHRQYLASLREQRKLWASGPFEDDSGALIIYQADSEEEARKLIQSDPFYEAGVFQEIVQLKPWRIVFTPPPA; this is encoded by the coding sequence ATGCTGTGGGCCGCGGTCATCAGCTACGGGAACCCGGAGAAGATCCAGGAAGTGCGCCCTACCCACCGACAGTATCTCGCTTCGTTGCGCGAGCAGAGGAAACTCTGGGCTTCCGGCCCTTTCGAGGACGATAGCGGAGCGCTCATCATCTACCAGGCCGATTCGGAAGAGGAAGCCCGCAAGCTGATCCAAAGCGACCCGTTCTACGAAGCCGGTGTCTTCCAGGAGATCGTGCAGCTCAAGCCCTGGCGGATTGTCTTCACGCCGCCTCCTGCATGA
- the pstA gene encoding phosphate ABC transporter permease PstA — protein sequence MTAERSIDREFEPRLALRRRLGTLFGILSAAAIVIGLTALAVLIADVVRDGWHVLSWDFLTSFPSRRPEQAGIRSALVGTLYLLVLVAIMAFPLGLAAALYLEEFAPKNRLTAIIEVNISNLAAVPSIVYGLLGLGVFVRTFMLGRSLIAGALTLSLLVLPIIIIAAREALRAVPPSIREAGLALGASRWQTVRHFVLPAALPGILTGTILALARAIGETAPLITIGALTYVAFTPKSIFDPFTVLPIQIFNWISRPQPAFHERAAGGIIVLLVVLLVFNGLAIVLRARLQRRIRY from the coding sequence GTGACTGCCGAACGCTCGATCGACCGCGAATTCGAACCGCGACTCGCCCTCCGCAGGCGATTGGGGACGCTCTTCGGCATCCTCAGTGCTGCGGCGATCGTGATCGGCCTGACGGCGCTGGCCGTTCTCATCGCCGATGTCGTCCGCGACGGCTGGCATGTCCTCTCGTGGGACTTCCTGACCAGCTTCCCCTCGCGACGCCCCGAACAAGCTGGTATCCGATCAGCACTGGTCGGAACGCTGTACCTCCTCGTGCTGGTCGCGATCATGGCGTTTCCACTGGGCCTCGCCGCAGCGCTCTATCTGGAAGAGTTCGCGCCGAAGAACCGGCTGACCGCCATCATCGAGGTCAATATCTCGAATCTCGCAGCTGTCCCATCGATCGTGTACGGTCTCCTCGGCCTCGGCGTGTTCGTGCGCACGTTCATGCTCGGCCGTAGTCTCATCGCTGGCGCATTGACCTTGAGCCTGCTCGTCCTCCCGATCATCATCATCGCCGCGCGCGAAGCACTGCGCGCTGTCCCGCCGTCCATTCGCGAGGCCGGACTCGCGCTCGGTGCGTCACGGTGGCAGACGGTGCGACACTTCGTACTGCCGGCCGCCTTACCCGGCATCCTCACCGGGACGATCCTGGCCCTGGCCCGCGCGATCGGCGAGACGGCACCGCTCATCACGATCGGCGCGCTCACCTACGTCGCCTTCACGCCCAAGAGCATCTTCGATCCGTTCACGGTTCTCCCGATCCAGATCTTCAACTGGATCTCGCGTCCGCAACCGGCCTTCCACGAACGGGCAGCGGGTGGGATCATCGTGTTGCTCGTTGTCCTGCTGGTGTTCAACGGCCTGGCGATCGTTCTGCGTGCTCGCTTGCAACGCCGTATCCGGTACTGA
- the pstB gene encoding phosphate ABC transporter ATP-binding protein PstB encodes MTVTEQAQRYIVRPREPAALRIERLSVWYGRHQAIRDVTFTIPARRITAIIGPSGCGKSTLLRALNRMHDLTLEARVEGSVRWGDIELYAPSTDPVWVRRHIGMIFQKPNPFPKSIFENVAFGLRINGYRGDLAARVEEALRKAALWDEVKDKLNQSALALSGGQQQRLCIARAIALEPEILLMDEPCSALDPVATMRIEDLMLELADTYTIVIVTHNMQQASRVSHYTAFMLAGEDRTGELIEYAPTRELFLRPRDRRTEDYITGRIG; translated from the coding sequence ATGACCGTCACCGAACAGGCCCAGCGCTACATCGTGCGGCCACGCGAGCCAGCTGCGCTCCGGATCGAGCGGTTGAGCGTCTGGTACGGCCGTCACCAGGCGATCCGCGACGTCACGTTCACGATCCCAGCTCGCCGTATTACCGCGATCATCGGCCCCTCCGGTTGCGGCAAGAGTACGCTGCTGCGAGCGCTCAACCGGATGCACGACCTCACACTGGAAGCCCGTGTCGAAGGCTCCGTCAGGTGGGGCGACATCGAACTCTATGCGCCGTCGACCGACCCGGTCTGGGTGCGTCGGCATATCGGGATGATCTTCCAGAAGCCGAACCCCTTTCCGAAGAGCATTTTCGAGAATGTCGCGTTCGGCCTCCGCATCAACGGGTATCGTGGCGACCTCGCGGCCCGCGTCGAGGAAGCGCTCCGCAAGGCAGCGCTCTGGGACGAGGTGAAGGACAAGCTGAACCAGAGCGCGCTCGCCCTGTCAGGCGGGCAGCAACAGCGTCTGTGCATTGCCCGTGCGATCGCGCTGGAACCGGAGATACTCCTGATGGACGAACCGTGTTCAGCGCTCGATCCAGTCGCCACGATGCGGATCGAAGACCTCATGCTCGAGCTCGCCGATACGTACACGATCGTCATCGTGACGCACAATATGCAGCAAGCTTCCCGCGTCTCGCACTACACGGCTTTCATGCTGGCCGGCGAGGATCGCACGGGCGAACTCATCGAGTATGCGCCCACCCGTGAGCTGTTCCTGCGGCCACGTGACCGACGGACAGAGGACTACATCACTGGCCGCATCGGCTGA